A single Stutzerimonas stutzeri DNA region contains:
- a CDS encoding sensor histidine kinase — MATEGLALLSHQGRRILRLYHLYRVAIGLVLVLLVSSDLHNDLMRMANPAAFRYGAWLYLIFNIVIAVLLQNPKRELPVLALALMDVTLLAALFYFAGGTPSGIGNLLIVAVAIANILLHGRVGFFIAAVAATGLIYLTFYLSLSDPAASSQYVQAAALGTLCFAAALLVQGLTRRLQVSETLARQRAEEVANLEALNALILQRMRTGIIVLDARERVLLANQGALELLGQQSLTGERLAPRCPELIKGLQQWRDNPTLRPRNFKATPDGATLQPSFASLQHGKNQDTLVFLEDTSQIAQKAQQLKLASLGRLTASIAHEIRNPLGAISHAAQLLQESEALDAADLRLTQIIQDHSRRMNLVIENVLQLSRRRQAEPQLLDLKYWVHRFASEFRGTLPPGQSVHVETRGSSLQTRMDPNQLIQVLTNLVQNGLRYSGQKHGHAQVWLQVSRDEPSDLPVLEVLDDGPGVPREQLQNIFEPFFTTESKGTGLGLYISRELCESNQARLDYRERDEGGSCFRIVFAHPRKLS, encoded by the coding sequence GTGGCCACTGAAGGACTGGCGTTACTGAGCCATCAGGGCCGGCGAATCCTTCGCCTCTACCACCTTTATCGCGTCGCAATCGGGCTGGTGCTGGTCCTGCTGGTCAGCAGCGACCTGCACAATGACCTGATGCGCATGGCCAATCCGGCAGCGTTTCGCTATGGCGCCTGGCTTTACCTGATTTTCAACATCGTCATTGCCGTACTGCTGCAAAACCCCAAACGGGAGCTGCCGGTACTGGCGCTGGCGCTGATGGACGTGACGCTGCTCGCCGCGCTGTTCTACTTTGCCGGCGGCACCCCAAGCGGCATCGGTAACCTGCTGATCGTCGCGGTCGCCATCGCCAACATCCTGCTGCATGGCCGCGTGGGGTTTTTCATTGCGGCCGTGGCCGCCACCGGCCTGATCTACCTGACCTTCTACCTCAGCCTCAGCGACCCCGCCGCGAGCAGCCAATACGTCCAGGCCGCTGCGCTGGGGACGCTATGCTTCGCCGCCGCGCTACTGGTGCAGGGCCTGACGCGACGATTGCAGGTCAGCGAAACGCTGGCTCGCCAGCGCGCCGAAGAAGTTGCCAATCTCGAAGCGCTCAACGCGCTGATCCTGCAACGCATGCGCACGGGGATCATCGTGCTCGACGCCCGGGAGCGCGTGCTGCTCGCCAATCAAGGCGCGTTGGAACTGCTCGGCCAGCAGTCACTGACCGGGGAACGGCTGGCACCTCGCTGCCCTGAGCTGATCAAAGGGCTGCAGCAATGGCGCGACAATCCCACCCTGCGTCCGCGCAACTTCAAAGCCACGCCGGACGGCGCCACGCTGCAGCCGAGCTTCGCCTCCCTGCAACATGGCAAAAACCAGGACACGCTGGTCTTTCTCGAAGACACGTCGCAGATCGCGCAGAAGGCCCAGCAGCTCAAGCTCGCCTCGCTCGGTCGACTCACCGCCAGCATCGCCCACGAAATTCGCAATCCGCTTGGCGCCATCAGCCACGCCGCCCAGCTGCTGCAGGAATCCGAAGCGCTGGACGCCGCGGATCTGAGGCTCACGCAGATCATCCAGGATCATTCGCGCCGCATGAACCTGGTCATCGAGAACGTGCTTCAGCTGTCACGTCGACGTCAGGCCGAGCCACAGCTGCTGGACCTGAAATACTGGGTGCACCGATTCGCCAGCGAGTTCCGCGGCACTTTGCCGCCTGGCCAGAGCGTGCACGTCGAGACCCGGGGCAGTTCGCTACAGACCCGCATGGACCCGAACCAGTTGATCCAGGTACTGACCAATCTGGTTCAGAACGGCCTGCGCTACAGCGGCCAGAAACACGGTCACGCGCAGGTGTGGCTGCAGGTGTCGCGCGACGAGCCGAGCGATTTGCCGGTGCTCGAAGTGCTGGATGACGGGCCGGGGGTGCCACGAGAGCAGCTGCAGAACATTTTCGAGCCCTTTTTCACGACCGAGAGCAAGGGCACAGGCCTTGGCCTCTATATCTCCCGGGAGCTGTGCGAAAGCAACCAGGCCCGCCTGGACTACCGCGAGCGCGACGAGGGTGGCAGCTGTTTTCGCATCGTCTTCGCACACCCGCGCAAACTGAGCTGA
- a CDS encoding PP0621 family protein, protein MGLFRLLFWIVLIAAAFWLWRRLTSKPKSPGKPHETTVTTVRCAQCGVHLPRDRALQSQDRWYCSQAHLEQDSQSGGH, encoded by the coding sequence ATGGGTCTGTTTCGTCTGTTGTTCTGGATCGTTCTGATTGCTGCCGCGTTCTGGCTCTGGCGCCGCCTGACGAGCAAGCCCAAGTCGCCCGGCAAACCACATGAAACCACGGTAACGACGGTTCGCTGTGCCCAGTGCGGTGTTCACCTGCCGCGCGACCGGGCGCTGCAAAGCCAGGACCGTTGGTATTGCAGCCAGGCCCACCTGGAACAGGACAGCCAGTCGGGTGGCCACTGA
- a CDS encoding outer membrane protein assembly factor BamD encodes MQVKHLLLIAIFALTAACSSNETISENLGEAELYRQAQADLDNKSYTSAINKLKTLESRYPFGRFAEQAQLELIYAYYRNTEPEAARSSAERFIRLHPQHPSVDYAYYLKGLASFDQDRGLLARFLPLDMTKRDPGAARDSFNEFAQLTTRFPNSRYAPDAKARMIYLRNLLAANEVHVADYYLRRQAYVAAANRGRYIVENFQGTPAVGDGLAVMTEAYQRLGLDELATTSLETLKHNYPEHPSLEDGEFVPRQQEADNRSWLSRATLGLIETENKAPDSSQSNRDVVRQYESAAQDLPDELRPVLREAEAQAQSEQQREGRSWWSYLTFGLLD; translated from the coding sequence ATGCAAGTGAAACACCTGCTGCTGATCGCCATTTTCGCCCTTACCGCTGCCTGTTCGTCCAACGAAACCATTAGCGAAAACCTCGGCGAAGCGGAGCTGTACCGACAGGCGCAGGCCGACCTGGACAACAAGAGTTACACCAGCGCCATCAATAAACTGAAGACACTGGAGTCGCGCTACCCCTTCGGTCGTTTTGCCGAGCAGGCGCAGCTGGAGCTGATCTACGCCTACTACCGCAACACCGAGCCGGAAGCCGCACGCTCCTCGGCCGAGCGGTTCATCCGCTTGCACCCGCAGCACCCCAGCGTCGACTACGCCTACTACCTCAAAGGGTTGGCGTCCTTCGATCAGGACCGCGGTCTGCTCGCGCGCTTCCTGCCGCTGGACATGACCAAACGTGATCCCGGTGCCGCGCGTGACTCGTTCAATGAGTTCGCCCAGCTGACGACACGCTTCCCGAACAGCCGCTACGCGCCAGATGCCAAGGCGCGAATGATCTACCTGCGCAATCTGCTGGCGGCGAACGAGGTCCATGTCGCCGACTACTATCTGCGCCGCCAGGCCTATGTCGCCGCCGCCAACCGTGGACGCTACATCGTCGAAAACTTCCAGGGCACGCCTGCCGTGGGCGACGGCCTGGCCGTGATGACCGAAGCCTACCAGCGCCTCGGGCTCGACGAGCTGGCCACCACCAGCCTGGAAACGCTCAAACACAACTACCCTGAACATCCAAGCCTGGAAGACGGCGAGTTCGTGCCGCGCCAGCAGGAAGCCGACAACCGCAGCTGGCTGTCTCGAGCCACGCTCGGCCTGATCGAAACGGAAAACAAGGCCCCGGACAGCTCGCAATCGAACCGCGACGTGGTCCGTCAATACGAGAGCGCGGCGCAGGACCTGCCTGACGAGCTGCGCCCGGTATTGAGGGAGGCTGAAGCGCAAGCGCAGAGCGAACAGCAACGCGAGGGCCGCTCCTGGTGGAGCTACCTGACCTTCGGCCTGCTCGACTGA